In Rhinolophus sinicus isolate RSC01 linkage group LG01, ASM3656204v1, whole genome shotgun sequence, the genomic stretch GCTGTGAAAGAGCTGCCCCTTCAGGGGGAGCCTCCAGCCTTGGCGAGCTGGGGCCTGGCTGGCCACCTGCCCCACTGGGGAcccacacacctgcacacactcactcccctcccagGCCCCTACCTGACAGCCGAGCTGAGCTCTGCCGAgagcagggccagggctgggtcCTCGCAGCCCTTCTTTTGCCCCCCCGCTGCCCTGAGGTTTGGGTGTTTACGtgaagaaacagaggcccagagcgTCACCGGGAGTTTCATGAGCGAGGTCACACACATGGCCACCAGGTGGCTGTGAGCCACGCTGGGATTGCAGTCTGTGCTGACCTGAGGTCACAGTCTGTGGATGACCTCCCCATTGAGGGGCCAGGTCACAGGCTCTTCTCTCAGGGCGGCCACCTGGGCACAGCGATCCCTCCTCCTCTGTCATCACATCGTGGGCGTCCTGGTTCGGCCCCTCCCCGGACCGCTCCATGTttgcacagggcctggcctgtccctctctccccaccgTGACTGGTCGTTAATAAGCAGCCGGGTGGCGAGTATAAAGGCCCCACCGGCTGCTGGAGCATCCAGTCCCTCCCGCCTACCTCCTACCCTGTGAGACGAGCGTCCCCATCAAGGACCAAGGCCCAGACCATGTCCCGCCTGGTGGAATGTGTCCCCAACTTCTCAGAGGGAAACAACCAAGAGGTGAGGTGCCGGTGAGGGCAGCAGGCCAGGGGCAGCACAAGGGGCCCGGGGGCCTCCtgggtgtgaggtgtggggacTGTCTTCCCTCAGAAGGCACCACTCCTGTCAGCCCTCAGGGACGTGCTCTGTGAACAGGGGGACTTAGAAGTGACTGACCCAGGGCTGAGGAAGGAGGCAGCAGGGGGGCAGTCAGGCAGGGGTCCTGCCTCCACGTTTGGGCCAATCATTTGGTCTCTTATGGAAatgccccccccaaccccaagcaCAACCCACAGGGCTATTTGAGGGTCCCCACCATGGTTCCTCTGTCTCCCCCTTCCCACACCTTACCAGGTGAGCACTATTGTTATACTCACGTCatcaaagaaactgaggcacagagcgttGGGACCGGCTACTGAGGGCCACAGAGCACTTTGGGTCCTGAGGCCACTTCCAACCATGGGCCTGCCTGTCACCTCAGAAGGTTCCGGGCCCTTCATGCCCCTCCCCCAATGCAGACGCTCCCACTGGAGCCCTGAGCCTTGTGACCTTGGCCTGCAGGTCACCGTCTCGGAGCCCCTGCAGCCCCTCCGCCTGGGTTCTGCTTCCTGCGTCCGTTTCTCCTGGAGGGTGCCACCATTGCCCCCTCTGTGGTGACTACAGCCGGCAGCGGGTCTCCCCAGGCTCCCACTCTTTGAGGAATTCCCGAAGGCTCAGCGCCAGCTCCTAGGCACAGCTTTGGGGGTGTTGGGGACAGGAGAGGCATGGCCACCTCCGAAGCTCCTGCCCCTCTTCCAAGTGGGGAAATCGAGAACTGGGCGGGGCTCTCGTCCCCAGGTGATCGAAGCCATCGCCCAGGCCGTGGTGCAGACCCCGGCTGTGTGCTGCTGGACGTGGATGCCGGCCCCTCCACCAACCGCACTGTCTACACCTTCGTGGGGCGGCCGGAGGACATGGTAGATGGGGCCCTCAATGGCGCCCGCGCATTTCCAGGTGGTGAACCGGCTGGGTCTAGACTCCCTGTCCCCCTTCAACCCTAAGGAACGAATCATTGAGTGAGCAGCACCCAaacccctctgccctccccacagcctCAGTCCTTGTACAGCCTTTTGCTTGGTCACTTGTTCATCAGCAAACCCCAGGGTGCTGTGCAGGTGTGGGGCTGGTTGGGGGATGCCGTGAGGTCCCAACAAGGTCCCGCCCCGTCCTCATGGGGGCTCCCAGGGGGTCACAGCCTCTCCCACCCCGGGGCTGCATCCCCTGTCCTGTCTTGGTGGGGGGATGGGCTGGAGTCAGGGACCAGGGTCTGAGCCAGACCTTCCTTCACAGCATGTCCCCAAGTGACTCAGGAGCCCATCCCCTATCTCCATCCTCACACGACGCAGCACTCTGTCCCCTGTCTCTCCCGGGCCCCACAGGTACCTGGTCCCCGATGATGGGCCTGAGCAGAGCTTGGTGGACAAGCCCCTGTGTGCATTTGTCCGCGAGGTGGGTGCCCGCTCAGCGGCCCCAGGGGGTGGCTCGGTGGCAGCAGCCAGTGCGGCCATGGTGAGTGAGGGCTGGGGATAGTGACAGGGATGGAGAGGATGACAGGGacaggaatgggggtggggacaggagtggGGCAGGGATGGCAATGGGGACAGGGACTGCGTGGGGACAGGAGTGGGGTAGGGACAATGGCAGGACAGGGGTAACTGGGGGCGTGGATGGGACAGGTGGCAGCGGGGCTCCAGCCCTCAGCGAACTATCCCTGGGTGACTTTCCCAGGACGCCTCGCTCGCCTGCATGGCCGGCCTGATGACCTACGGGAGGCGACAGTTTGAGCACCTGGACGCAACCATGCGACGCCTGATCCCGCCCTTCCACAAGGCCGCAGCCCAGCTGATGGCGATGGTGCATCGCGCCAACGCCTTTACTCTATTTACACTCCCTCCCCCTCGCCCTCCCCCGAGACAACTGTCACGCAACCGTGGGCCCGCCCCACGTCCGGCCCAGTCCCCGGGCGTGTGCCGCCAACCCTGCCGCCAATCAGGGGCCAGGTTCCTGCCCTCGCGCATGCGCACACATGGTGGAACCGCCCGGGCGGAGCTCCGCTCCTGCCGGCCTCCGATTGGCGCTATGACGCTCCAATCAGCGGCGCGCGGTGGCCTCGGACCTCTCTATGGTTGGTCGATTTTAAAGGGCCGAGGCACCGCCCCGTCTGCGCAGGCGTCCCCGCGGCGGTCCTGCTCCCGGAGCCCGGCCCCTTGGCCGGTAAGCGGGACTGGCCTCCGCTGCGGTGGCCAGCTCGCGTCTCACCCTGTGTGTGTCCCAGACCGCTCTCACCCTCCCCTCAGGGGCTGAGCCCCAGTGACTCTGCCCCTCGACGCTGGGATGCCCTTTATTCATTTCACAGTCGCAGGCAGCCCGCAAGATCACTTGGATTCTTTCCCCTGCTGTGTGACTTCACTTCTGCCTCGTAGCCTGCGGCGCCTGGACGCGGGTAGCCCAAAGTGcaagggcagccagtaacgagtcTGATGGGAATCTGGGTCGGGACCCCCAGCTACACAGAGGCCACTGGGAGTGGCACCAGTCCTGGACTCATGTGTTCTTCCTACTGGGGACAGTGCCACATTGCGGTCTCAGTGTGTCTACTACCCCCAGCTCGCAGCTTCTGGGGGGTGCGGCATACGATTTGGCCACGGGGTCCCACAGTCCGAGGTCCACTCCAACACCTCTGCCACAAAGCAGTCCCTGGACGGAACAGTGGTAGCAGGGACCCCATGCTGGTGTGGAGGTCTGCAAAGGGGCAGGCAGAGGCCCTGCAGGCAAGAAAGGCACACCCATACCTGGACTGGCATCTGTCCCTGTTAGGACAGCCTCTGGAAGCCCCGGATGGAAGGGGCGCCACAGGCTGACCTGCCAAGCGGCCTGTGGTCTTCCTGAGGAGAAAAATTTGGTGAGGATGCAATTTTAAACGAAACACTACTTGTACCCAGTCCTACATCACCAGAGAGAGAACGCTGGTTCAGTGAAAAGTGAAACCAGTTCTTCTCAAGTGGGAAAGGATTAAGGCTTTGACATGTTTAGGTAAATCATTCCAGGAATTTATATTGCAAATGGTTATTAAAAAGGAATGTGCTGAGcagcgggatggctcagttgattagagcgtgagctctcaacaagtgggctgcgccccctgcagctatattgaaaatggtgactggacttggagctgatgggccctggagaaacacactgttccccaataaaaagaagttttttaaaaaaggggcaTGTGTTGTGTTTATCTGTTCAAtattgctgtgaacctaaaactatccaaaaaaataaagtctattaaaaactttttttaaaggaatgtgaCTTTGGTTAACAATTCCTGGTACGTGTGGGAATCTGAAGTCTCATGAAATCATTGTTTGTTCCTTAGCTTCAAATTTCACTTGAACCTGTTTGTCCACATAAGGAAACTGTGCAAGGTTTTTGTTCCTAGCCCACGGTTTTGATTAACAATCAAATGCTGGTGGTGTAATCAAGCTCACTGGAAGCTGATAAGCTCTGATTAATTGACATTAATACAAAGCATCTGACTTGTACCTCTTGTTACTCTAGAGTAACTGTACCTGGGTGAGCGTTCCCAGCCAGGGCGGGCCGGGGGAACAGCGCCTCTCTCACCAAGTGGTGGTCTGGTCTAGTTAAATGTGCTTAAGGTTCTCGGTCTCGTTTTACTTTCTCTCATCGCTGTCAGTAACATCCCGTTTACCATGAAAAGGAAAACGAAAGCAGAGCCCTAAGTTAGGGTCTTTCTATAGGTCACACAACATTTCAGTTGCAGGATGAGAACACCAGAGTCCAGGCAGATGACGAGGACAGGGTGGGCGTCACCACCTCAGGGAGACACACAGAAACCACCTTGAGTTCTCTCTGTAAGAAGTATAAACGCCCCGAAACTCCACCGTGCTACAGATCTGGGCCGTTGTAGAGCTGGGTAGGATGACAGTACTTCAAGTGGCCTACAACTAGAGAGGTGACATGAAAAACAAGATTGCGGTGGGCGACCTGTGTCACAGCAAACACACGGGGGAGTCTGGgttccctccatttttttttttttttttaagattttattggggaaggagaacaggactttattgggcagCAGTGTTTACTTcgaggattttttccaagtcaagttgttgtcctttcgattgtagctgtggagggcgctacgcgccaggtccagttgctgttgttagttgccgttgttagttgcaggggatgcagcccaccattccttgtggtagtcgaaccagcaaccttgtggttgagagcccacgctccaaccaactgaaccatccaggagctcagaggcagctcagctctaggtgccgattcaatcttagttgcggggggcagagcccaccatcccttgcgggactcaaggagttgaactggcaaccttattgttgagagcccactggcccatgtgggaatcgaaccggcagccttcgccGTTAGGCGCACGGATATCCAACCGCtggagccaccgggctggcctctTCCCGCTATTCTTTCGTCCATTCTTGTGCCCTCACTTGTAAGGGGTTTGTGTGAAGGCTGTAGTCTCCGTTTGCTCTCCTCTCTAAGATGGACTAAAGGAAACAGCCATGGCCTTCCATTCACGTGCTGATAGCTCATTTTTCAACCTCAGTGAGAATGCGGGATTCTAAGCAGCCATGACTCAGAAGTCTCCTTCAGGGAGCCCTGGAAACTCAATGGCCAGGAAGCATTTGTGCTCCTGCTTCAAACCACAGCCCTCTGTGCTCAGCGCAGTCTCCAGTCTTGGCTTGCAGCTTTTGTAAACATGAGGCAGTAGGCTCACAAAACCAGGGGCCAGGCAGGCGACACTGGCGGACCACAGGGTCAGACCTTCCGAAAGCCATCAGACCCCGCTCTATGCCTGGTTTTCTCAATCTCTACGTGTTCCACTTAAAACTCCGTGGGGATCCCAGTGCAGTTTGCCATGCTGGTTTGCTCAGTGTTCCTCAGACCCCAGAATCACATCCATGGCCATTCTAGACAGGTTCTGCAGTTGGTGGATACTGACCCTCAGGGAGGGAAACataaccccccacacacactccttaGGTGTGGGCTGTGCATCGCAGCTTCCTCCCACAGAGGACAGGGTTGGAAGGGCGAGGAAAACAGTAATCGTggagtggagaaacctgacagacACGACCTctgccaggtgatcaaggtcaacaccATCAGAGACAGGTCAGGTTGACGGTAGGCGCCGGATAGGATGTGATGAGAAGGGCGCTGCACCTCTGTGGTCTCCCTCCCAACAACCCGCTCCCCCAGTCCAATctggaaaaaaacagacaaactcCAACAGAGGGACACTCTACAATGACCCTGACCCATTCTCCTCAagactgtcaaggtcatcaaagcAAGAGGAGTCAAAGGAGCTATGACTAAATGTCatgtggtgtcctggatgggatcctgggacagaaaaaggacgTTAGGCAAAAAAATGAGAACGTGAAGTATGGACTTGAGTTAATGAAATGTATCAATATAGGTTCATAGATCATCctaatataagatgttaataacTAGGGAGCTATTTGTGGGAACTCCGTaaatcttctcaatttttctgtgaatttaaaactgttctaaaaaatgaagttttttaaaactgtctAACTCATCCTCACTGGGATCATCTCCTAGCTTCCTTGAGTTGCTGAGTTAACTAGTTTTTGTGCTTACTCCTGCTTGAATGTTCGGGTTATGTTACATATGAAACCTAAATACAGAGGTGTATGGACAGCTTAAGGGGTTTCATCCCACCTTTGGCCATCTGATGGAAATTTCTGGGTCAGCTGCATGAGGAGGAGGCTGTAGGCTGCCGAGCCCTGCTCCTCCCCCAACCCTGGACTGTGGCCATCACGCCAAGTTCAACTGTGATACATCCCTTCATCAGTGCTCTGGACCAGTTTGTAAAGTTGAAATGGAAAGCCCGTCGAATAATGGGCCACCTCCCAGCTAGAGTCCCTGAAAATACCATTACAAAAGGCCTCCCCTACTGGGCACACTGTACTGCTGGCACCTGCGGACAGGCGGATCACTCTCCCCAGGTACCCCTGCCCTGCAGCCACGAGGATGCCTACCGGTGTCTGGGCTGGGGTCCCGGCCAGGCAGTCCAAGCGCTGGACTCACTTCCCGCCCAGAGGGGTGGGGTCCCTGAGCTGGTGTCCCACTAGGGGCCGGCTAGGTGTCCGTGGGATGGCTGCACATCGAGCCCCACCTGGGAAGCCCCCGGGTGGGTCACTGGCTGGCAGGCTCCTACCACCAGGAAGTTCCTGAAATCTACAGGGAGTTGGTGTCCCCACCCAGTTCTCCTGGAGTCTGAGCTCTGCTCCTGTCTGGCTCGGAGGGTGCCTGGGAGCGGCCAGGGGCCCCTGGCCTCCTGGAGGCGGCAATGGATGCAGCCCACAGGCCCCTGCGTGAGAGGGAAATGGATATATTGCCCCCTCCCCACAACACCACCCTCTTCTGGGCTCTGTCCTGAGGGTGGGGACACTGCATGGTGGGGTGGGAACTATGCTCCGCCCAGGACCCTGCTCTGTCCCCGGACCCCAGCTGCTGCCCATTTTTGCCCTCCGAGGAAGCCCCACCTGGCCACACCTGGGGATGGCTGTGTTTGCAGGTAACCCCTGCTTGGGGACCAGGCGGGGCCTGGGAAGGACTCTCAGCAGAAACCCAGCAACCCGGGGCCTCCCTGTCTGCGTGCCTGGCAACCAACTGCCAAGGGAATGCAGGGGTTGGCCCTGGACTCTGCCTTCCAGGGGATGTGGGGCCCCTCTGCTCCCTGGCAGAGGCGGGTCTCCAGGAGGGACACTGAGCACAGCGTCAGATCCTTCAATGACACCAGGGCTCATGCTGCTTGTGGATAGCTGAGTGGTGCTCTCTTGCAGATAATTGACGACCGGGGTGGGAAGGGGCCTGCGGCCTCCACTCTCCTGCTTCCCAGGATGCTGGACTCCTCTGTGGCAGATCAAATGGCCCGACTGACCCTGAAACTCTTGGAGAAGGTAATACAGCCAGGTAGAGGGGTGCAGCTTTAAAAGGCAAGACATTGTTCCTATAAGAGCTCCTGCGTCTGAACAAATGCTCTCCTGTGGTTTTTAGCCTCATGATGAAGGACtggtttcttgttttttcttctgtgtttacaAAGAACTAAGTAGGTTCTTCTGGCAGTCTCTGCAGCCAGGAGGCAGTCATGAAAGCACCCACAGGCCCAAGCACTTCCAAGGCCCCATGAAGGTCCCCCAAGGAGCTTCTGGGCTTCCTTCAGTGTTTTAGAGAAGACAGAGACAAGCCCCTCTCCACCCATGCAAGACTGACATTCctcaggctgggcctggggctggcggCCTGGAGGACGTTCCTCACTCTGATTCACTCTTCTCTGGGGGTCTGC encodes the following:
- the LOC141567935 gene encoding uncharacterized protein LOC141567935; the protein is MGPSMAPAHFQVVNRLGLDSLSPFNPKERIIEYLVPDDGPEQSLVDKPLCAFVREVGARSAAPGGGSVAAASAAMDASLACMAGLMTYGRRQFEHLDATMRRLIPPFHKAAAQLMAMVHRANAFTLFTLPPPRPPPRQLSRNRGPAPRPAQSPGVCRQPCRQSGARFLPSRMRTHGGTARAELRSCRPPIGAMTLQSAARGGLGPLYGWSILKGRGTAPSAQASPRRSCSRSPAPWPVSGTGLRCGGQLASHPVCVPDRSHPPLRG